CGCCGCTGTTTTGGCCGCTGCTCATACTCTCACCTGTGACGGTCGACCGCCTAAACGTTTCGTTCGCGACCGGCGCCGCTCGCGGTGGGAAATCCTTATGCGGTCGAATCGGCAATCGACGTGACGCAATGAGCGTTCGACTCAAGGACTTTTACGCCGACTGGTGTGGGCCGTGCAAGCAGCAGGACTCCATTCTCGAGGAGATCGTCTCGGAGTGGGGCGACGGCCTCGAACTCGAGAAGGTCGACGTCGACGAGAAGCAGGACGTCGCCAACGAGTACTCCGTCCGCTCGCTTCCGACGCTCGTCGTGGAGAACGACGACGGCGTCGTCGACCGGTTCGTCGGCGTCACCCAGCGCGAGGAGATCGAGGCCGCGCTCCGGCAGGCCGAGGCCTGACCCCGTCTTCTCCGTCGTCCGTCGCCGTCTCGCAAGCGTTATGACGCCGAGTCGTGTAGCCGCGTGCATGGCGAGTTTCGACGCGGCCGAGGAACGGACGCTGAGCAAGCAGATCTGTATGCGGTGTAACGCACGGAACCCCCAGCGGGCGACGAGTTGCCGCAAGTGCGGCTACAAGAACCTGCGACCGAAGTCGAAAGAACGGCGCGCGGCCTGAGCGGCCGCGCGCGGACGCACGCGGCCCGTCGCTGGTTCTCTTTCGGGGTTCGACCGGGCCGTCGTATGTCGGCTACTCGGGGTACTTCGGCTGGCGCAGTTCCGCGCGCGACAGCGCCCGCTCGATCACTCCCCGGACGGTGTCGTCGTCGGCGTAGAAGACGTCGCCGTGACCGGCGTACATCGCCGTGACCGAGTCGGGCAACAGCTCCAGCAGCGTCCGGAGGCTCTGGATGAGTCGTTCGCGTGACTGGCCCGCCATGTCCGTTCGGCCGAAGCTCCCGTCGTCGTACGCGCCGTCGTCGTAGACGACGACGTCGCCGCTGAACAGCCGTTCGTGCGAGAGGAGCGAGACGTGGTCGGCGGCGTGGCCGGGCGTGTACACCACGTCGTACTCGTCGTCGCCCATGGCAAGCGTGTCGCCGTCTTCGAGTTCGTGGGTTCGGCGGGGGTGGTCGGCGTAGGCGTACAGGTCGGCGTCGAACGCGTCCAGCACCTCGTCGAGCCGGCCGACGTGATCGGAGTGCTGGTGGGTGAGCACCACCCGGTCGAGCGTCTCGGTGTGGGCGGCGACGACGTCGGCGACGCCCGGCATCGTCCCCGCGTCGACCAGCGTCGGCGTCTCGCCACCGACGAGATAGGCGTTGCAGGTGAACTGGTCGGCCTCGGCTGTGACCGTGACCACGTCGTCGTTCATACCCGGCCGTACGCCGCCCGACGGTTAAAAACCAGGAGGTCACCGTGTGAAAACGCCCGTATGGTTTTTCACGCGGTACTCCGTATGTTCGAGACGAGATGGGGTTCGGAAGCTACGACGAGTCCGAACAGGAAAACCAGGAGATCGAAGCGGACTACGACGAGGAAGACGCCGAACAGACCGCGAGACACGTCCACGATGGAACCGTGGAGTTCGACATCGGGGCGTCGAACGACGAACTGCTCGATCGGCTCAAAGACATCAAAGAGACGGACGAATGAACGGCCGGTGAAGCCCGGCGTCCGCGCGGTCGGCGTCGCCGCGTCCGACGGGGCGCGCGAGGGCGACCCGAGCGTGCTCTGTGGCGCAGTCGTGCGCGCCGACCGGGTCGCCGACGACTTCTCCTTCGCCGCCTGTACCGTCGGTGGAACCGACGCGACGACCGCCATCGAGTCGATCGTCGCCGATCTCGACCGCGAGGACGCCCGCTACCTCCTCGTCTCGGGCGTGGCACCCGCCTGGTTCAACGTCGTCGATCTCTCGCGGCTCGCCGACCTCACGGAGCGTCCGGTGCTCTCGGTCTCCTTCGAGGAGAGCGCCGGCCTCGAACCCGCCCTCCGCGAGGCGTTCGACGGCGACGCGCTCGACCGACGGCTCGGGACGTACCGGGCCCTCCCGCCGCGCCGTCGCGTCGACGTGAACGACGAGACCGTCTTCGTCCGCGCGGTCGGGTGTGACGACGACGAGGCCGCCCGTCTCGTCCGGGCGTTCACCCCCGAAGGTGGGCGGCCCGAACCGCTTCGCGTCGCGCGACTGGCCGCACGGGGGGCGCGACGGTGGCACGAGCGAAGTGGGTGAGCGATCCGCGCGACTGCTCGGCCACAACGGTCGGGGTTAAGTGCGCGTAGGACCGCGGTCCGGCATGGACACAGAGCCCGGTGTCGAGTTCGACGGGCGGTGCGTCACGGCGTGCGAGCGCTGCCCCGACCTCGTCGACTCCCGGAGCCGAATCGTCAACGGGGTCGGTCCCGACGACGCCGACGTAGTGTTCGTCGGCGAGGGCCCCGGCGCGACCGAGGACGAGGAGGGCGAACCGTTCGTCGGCCGGTCGGGGAGCGTCCTCGACGAGGCGCTCCGCGACGCCGGTCTCGCTCGGAGCAGCGTCCGTATCACCAACTGCGTGCGCTGTCGCCCGCCCGACAACCGCGACCCGACGACCGAGGAGTTGGCGAACTGCCGCGGCTTCCTCGAAGCCGAACTGCGGACGGTCGACCCCGACGTGGTCGTCACCCTCGGGAAGGTGCCCTCACAGCACCTGCTCGGCCGGTCGGTCGCCGTGACGAAGGAGGCCGGGAGCGTCCACGACCTCCGAGTCGACGACACCTCGCTCCGCCTCCTCGTGTCGGTCCACCCCGCAGCGACGCTGTACGACCGGAGTCAGCGCGAGGGCTTCTTCGAGACGATCGCCGCGGCCGCACGGTTGGGCGGCGTCGACGTCGACGGGTCCGACGGCGGGGGGCAGGCGAGCCTCGGCGACTTCTGATCCAGGTCGGGGGTCAGCCCACGTCGGGAGTCAGCCCGCGTCGATTCGCTCGCCCCGACGGTCGTCGACCGCGGTCCGTTCGCGCCGACGCTCGGCCGCGCGGTCGTGCTCTGTGAGGTGGGCGTAGAGGTCGGTCACCGTCTTCAGCCCGACGAGCAGGACGAGCGCGGCGACCGGCGCGCCGACCGCCGTGACAACGAACGCGCCGAAGACGATGGTGAGGTGGAGGACGACCACCCGGCGGTAGGGCTCTTTCATCTGGACGCCGGGCGAGGTGGCGCGGTACTCCTCGTTCCCGACGAAGTTCACGAGGAACGACCCGGCGTGGCTCACCACCATCCCGAGCACCCCGGCGAGGATCGTCGCGAGGGCGAGCCCGCCGGAGCCGGGTGCGGGCGCGAACAGCGTGAAGACGAAGGCGCCGTGGACGAGCCAGAAGATCCCGTAGTGCATGACGAAGAAGCCGGCGACGGAGCCGTTTTCGGGGTAGAGGTGGAGGCCCTCGACCGGCTCCGCGGGGCCGGAGAGGTCGACCTGCCGGCCGTTGACCGTTGCGGTGAAGCCGTCGGGAACCGCCGACCCGGACGCGAGCAGGATCTTCGGGACGTTCAACGCGCCGATGACCCCGCTTTCGAACCAGTAGATGACGAGGATCGTCGAGAGGCTCCACCCCAAGAAGGCGACGCCGACGAGGGGGACGAGGTTGACCGCGACGAGGCCTGCGACGGCCAGCGACGACGACGTTCCGGATGGGCGCAGGCGCATGGCCGAGGAAGGCTCCGGAGGGAGATAATCGTTGTCCGGAGAGGGTCAGACATCGGAGCAGGACGCCGACCGTCGCCGGTGGCGCGCGAGTCGCGGTCCGCGATCTGCGGCCAGTCGCCCGAGGCGGCGTTCGAGCGTGTTCGGCCGTGAGCGTCGCGGGAACGGAAACGCACTTGAGCGCGACTGTCGAACGGCTCGTATGAGCACATCGGAAGCCGCCGGAGCCGACGAGACCCTCGCGTCCGTGGTCATCGTCGACTACGGCCTCGGGAACCTCCGCTCGGCGATGCGCGGGCTCGAACGCGCGGGGGCCGACGTGACGATCTCCGCGGACCCGGCGACGTTCGACGATGCCGACGGCATCGTCCTCCCGGGAGTCGGCGCGTTCAGCGAGGGGATGGAGAACGCGGGGCCGTTCCGCGAGGCACTCGCCGACGCCGCCGACGCCGGGACGCCCGTCTTCGGTATCTGTCTCGGGATGCAGATGCTCCTGACGTCGAGCGAGGAAGCCGACCACGCCGGCGAGGGCGAAGTCGAGGGGCTGGACTTCGTCCCCGGCCGGAACGTCCGG
This Salinigranum marinum DNA region includes the following protein-coding sequences:
- a CDS encoding DUF99 family protein — its product is MKPGVRAVGVAASDGAREGDPSVLCGAVVRADRVADDFSFAACTVGGTDATTAIESIVADLDREDARYLLVSGVAPAWFNVVDLSRLADLTERPVLSVSFEESAGLEPALREAFDGDALDRRLGTYRALPPRRRVDVNDETVFVRAVGCDDDEAARLVRAFTPEGGRPEPLRVARLAARGARRWHERSG
- the hisH gene encoding imidazole glycerol phosphate synthase subunit HisH — encoded protein: MSTSEAAGADETLASVVIVDYGLGNLRSAMRGLERAGADVTISADPATFDDADGIVLPGVGAFSEGMENAGPFREALADAADAGTPVFGICLGMQMLLTSSEEADHAGEGEVEGLDFVPGRNVRFDEGQKVPHMGWNELQVRREHPIVEGVDGGYAYFVHSYYAAPDDPESVVATTDYGVTFPAVVTNREGNVFGTQFHPEKSGETGLRILRNFVELCAETE
- a CDS encoding thioredoxin family protein; the protein is MSVRLKDFYADWCGPCKQQDSILEEIVSEWGDGLELEKVDVDEKQDVANEYSVRSLPTLVVENDDGVVDRFVGVTQREEIEAALRQAEA
- a CDS encoding DUF6498-containing protein — encoded protein: MRLRPSGTSSSLAVAGLVAVNLVPLVGVAFLGWSLSTILVIYWFESGVIGALNVPKILLASGSAVPDGFTATVNGRQVDLSGPAEPVEGLHLYPENGSVAGFFVMHYGIFWLVHGAFVFTLFAPAPGSGGLALATILAGVLGMVVSHAGSFLVNFVGNEEYRATSPGVQMKEPYRRVVVLHLTIVFGAFVVTAVGAPVAALVLLVGLKTVTDLYAHLTEHDRAAERRRERTAVDDRRGERIDAG
- a CDS encoding MBL fold metallo-hydrolase, producing the protein MNDDVVTVTAEADQFTCNAYLVGGETPTLVDAGTMPGVADVVAAHTETLDRVVLTHQHSDHVGRLDEVLDAFDADLYAYADHPRRTHELEDGDTLAMGDDEYDVVYTPGHAADHVSLLSHERLFSGDVVVYDDGAYDDGSFGRTDMAGQSRERLIQSLRTLLELLPDSVTAMYAGHGDVFYADDDTVRGVIERALSRAELRQPKYPE
- a CDS encoding 50S ribosomal protein L40e, with amino-acid sequence MASFDAAEERTLSKQICMRCNARNPQRATSCRKCGYKNLRPKSKERRAA
- a CDS encoding DUF5786 family protein, which translates into the protein MGFGSYDESEQENQEIEADYDEEDAEQTARHVHDGTVEFDIGASNDELLDRLKDIKETDE
- a CDS encoding uracil-DNA glycosylase, which translates into the protein MDTEPGVEFDGRCVTACERCPDLVDSRSRIVNGVGPDDADVVFVGEGPGATEDEEGEPFVGRSGSVLDEALRDAGLARSSVRITNCVRCRPPDNRDPTTEELANCRGFLEAELRTVDPDVVVTLGKVPSQHLLGRSVAVTKEAGSVHDLRVDDTSLRLLVSVHPAATLYDRSQREGFFETIAAAARLGGVDVDGSDGGGQASLGDF